In Spirosoma aureum, a single genomic region encodes these proteins:
- a CDS encoding porin family protein produces the protein MKKNLIFAAFMLLPALTFAQGGFQIGIKGGVNLSRLSFGNFVTTGTNANGSPTASVDGQTFRDNLSASLDSKTGTSFGIYTRFGKNLFLQPELLYSTKAGSFNIVRNGVTENVTVKTTSFDVPILLGIKGGPIRVMAGPIISFRVSDNQKLGDAIRQYTSGTLNDAWSQAYYGYQVGGGLDIGSFGLDVRYEGNLSDIAQIENSAGKFSQRLNSWQLTLAYRLF, from the coding sequence ATGAAAAAGAACCTGATTTTTGCGGCATTTATGCTGCTTCCGGCTCTGACATTTGCCCAGGGCGGCTTCCAGATCGGGATTAAAGGGGGAGTTAATTTGTCCCGGCTCAGTTTTGGCAATTTTGTCACAACCGGTACCAACGCCAACGGTTCGCCAACGGCAAGCGTTGATGGACAGACATTCCGCGATAATCTGAGTGCCAGCCTCGATAGCAAAACGGGCACCTCGTTTGGGATTTACACTCGTTTCGGTAAAAATTTATTTCTACAGCCCGAACTGTTGTACTCAACGAAAGCAGGCTCGTTCAACATCGTGCGCAATGGCGTTACAGAAAACGTGACCGTTAAAACCACCAGTTTCGATGTCCCTATTTTGCTGGGGATTAAAGGTGGCCCAATACGGGTGATGGCAGGCCCGATTATTTCGTTCCGGGTTAGCGATAATCAGAAACTAGGTGATGCCATACGTCAATACACAAGCGGAACCCTGAACGATGCCTGGTCTCAGGCTTATTACGGTTACCAGGTTGGGGGCGGTCTAGACATCGGCTCCTTTGGTCTGGATGTCCGATACGAAGGCAATCTGTCCGATATTGCGCAGATTGAAAACAGTGCCGGGAAATTCAGTCAACGGCTGAATTCATGGCAGCTTACACTAGCCTATCGGTTGTTTTAA
- a CDS encoding DinB family protein, translating into MKQSLLTRLASQPDALDHLLLSLTEEQIRQRPPSGKWSIFENLAHLGRYQEIFTDRIQQINEQEVPSFSRYVADDDPGFSGWLQLSFDELIERMRGERATLNAFLSILREENLTRIGLHPAYGPMTLEGWTEFFLLHEAHHFFTILQVGGAIRMSDQPMGL; encoded by the coding sequence ATGAAACAATCGCTTCTTACCCGATTAGCCAGCCAACCCGATGCACTGGATCATTTGTTACTGAGCCTGACTGAAGAGCAAATCCGGCAACGGCCCCCGTCGGGCAAATGGTCGATTTTTGAAAATCTGGCTCATCTGGGGCGTTATCAGGAAATCTTTACGGATCGGATTCAGCAAATTAACGAACAGGAAGTTCCATCATTTAGTCGGTATGTAGCCGACGATGATCCTGGGTTTTCAGGTTGGCTACAGCTTTCGTTTGACGAGTTGATCGAGCGGATGCGGGGTGAGCGAGCAACTTTAAATGCCTTTCTGAGCATCCTGCGGGAAGAAAATCTGACCCGTATTGGTTTGCATCCAGCCTATGGACCCATGACGCTGGAAGGATGGACCGAGTTTTTTCTTCTCCACGAAGCGCATCATTTCTTTACCATTCTGCAAGTAGGTGGTGCCATTCGAATGAGTGATCAGCCGATGGGTTTATAA
- a CDS encoding alpha/beta fold hydrolase: protein MSYIKAGTDASGNDIKLFYQDLGGSNVRSTVVLIHGWPLSHEMWDYQLAELPAHGLRVIAYDRRGFGKSTQTWDGYDYDTLADDLKAVLDTLDLQNVTLVGFSMGGGEVARYMSRHGGARVSKVAFISSVTPYLLKTDDNPDGVDQSVFDEITENIQKDRADFLQTFGKQFYGVNLISKPVSQAHLDGDFARAYVASHKATLACANSFATTDFRNDLTQIHVPTLIIHGDADKTVPIESSGELTANALPNAHYIIYDEAPHGLFVTEKDRLNDDLLAFIQEGVTVRESVGTTTLY from the coding sequence ATGAGCTACATCAAAGCAGGAACGGATGCGTCCGGTAATGACATTAAACTTTTCTATCAGGATCTGGGTGGTAGCAATGTTCGTTCAACCGTTGTATTGATTCATGGATGGCCGCTAAGCCACGAAATGTGGGATTATCAATTGGCCGAATTGCCCGCTCACGGCCTTCGTGTTATTGCCTATGATCGGCGAGGTTTTGGCAAATCCACACAAACCTGGGACGGGTATGATTATGATACCCTTGCCGATGACCTGAAGGCTGTGCTTGATACCCTTGATCTGCAAAATGTTACGCTGGTTGGTTTCTCAATGGGCGGAGGTGAGGTGGCCCGTTACATGAGCCGTCATGGTGGAGCTCGTGTGTCAAAAGTGGCGTTTATCAGTTCTGTAACGCCTTATCTACTCAAAACAGACGATAATCCGGATGGAGTAGATCAGAGTGTATTTGACGAAATCACGGAAAATATTCAGAAAGATCGTGCCGATTTCCTACAGACGTTCGGGAAGCAGTTCTACGGCGTAAATCTTATCAGCAAACCCGTTAGTCAGGCTCATCTGGATGGCGATTTCGCGCGGGCCTATGTTGCCTCCCACAAAGCTACGCTCGCTTGTGCCAATTCGTTTGCCACAACAGATTTTCGGAATGACCTGACTCAGATTCATGTTCCGACCCTGATCATTCATGGTGATGCCGACAAAACGGTACCGATCGAATCGTCGGGAGAATTAACCGCGAATGCTTTACCGAATGCTCATTATATCATTTATGACGAGGCTCCTCACGGGCTATTCGTAACGGAAAAAGATCGTCTGAATGATGATTTGCTTGCCTTTATTCAGGAAGGTGTCACAGTCCGCGAATCAGTAGGGACAACGACGCTCTATTAA
- a CDS encoding LytR/AlgR family response regulator transcription factor — MKTFANDSIFDPMSMPFHKSVEKIADSTCLQKLLIPFYDRKRTVSVDEIVRLEGCGNYTNFFLKDGTKMLVSRTLKEYETLLDGQAFVRVHKSCIVNLGFVRKFFVKKEGELELTDGQQVKISRRRAQMFMDRIRDFQPVGLN; from the coding sequence ATGAAAACATTCGCCAATGACTCAATTTTTGATCCCATGTCTATGCCGTTCCACAAAAGTGTGGAAAAAATTGCCGACTCTACCTGTTTGCAGAAATTACTCATCCCATTTTACGACCGTAAACGCACTGTTTCAGTAGACGAAATCGTACGCCTGGAGGGCTGTGGAAATTACACTAATTTTTTCCTGAAAGATGGTACTAAAATGTTAGTGTCACGCACGCTGAAAGAGTACGAAACTTTGCTCGATGGTCAGGCATTTGTTCGGGTTCATAAATCGTGCATTGTCAATCTTGGTTTCGTACGCAAATTCTTTGTGAAAAAGGAGGGAGAGCTGGAATTGACGGATGGCCAGCAGGTGAAAATCTCACGTCGCCGGGCGCAGATGTTTATGGATCGTATTCGCGATTTTCAACCTGTAGGATTGAACTAA
- a CDS encoding LytR/AlgR family response regulator transcription factor, translating into MEASIFSSVQPLAIVPHFPASYQRGSQRIALPYLNRTIFISVDDVLCLQGEGNYTFLFTRDRKKYLVSKTLKEFEKTLDGSMFLRIHKSYIVNLAYVQRSVFNKERQVQLADGREVAISRRRMKDISLQLTQFWQKLLN; encoded by the coding sequence ATGGAAGCCTCTATTTTCTCATCAGTTCAACCACTCGCTATAGTTCCCCACTTTCCTGCCTCTTATCAGCGGGGTTCACAGCGAATCGCTTTGCCTTATCTGAACCGTACCATTTTTATCTCCGTAGATGATGTTTTGTGTCTGCAGGGAGAAGGAAATTATACATTCCTGTTTACCCGGGATCGCAAAAAATACCTGGTCTCAAAAACACTGAAGGAGTTTGAAAAAACGCTGGATGGGTCGATGTTTCTTCGGATTCATAAATCATACATTGTAAACCTCGCCTACGTACAGCGCAGCGTTTTTAACAAAGAACGCCAGGTGCAACTGGCTGATGGCCGTGAGGTGGCAATATCACGCCGTCGGATGAAAGACATTTCTTTGCAACTGACACAATTCTGGCAAAAACTGCTTAACTAA
- the radA gene encoding DNA repair protein RadA, translating into MAKLKTTYFCQNCGHQSAKWLGRCPSCGEWNTFVEEVIQKDEPDKGGWRSPSSGPGGVKVAPRPKALHAINYEEQPRIDTIDAELNRVLGGGIVPGSLVLIGGEPGIGKSTLLLQIALSLADMRVLYVSGEESEQQIKMRAERLDVPVSDCHVMTETSTQNIFRVVEHFEPEILIIDSIQTMQSSLVESGAGSVSQVRECTAEFMKYAKESGVPVFMIGHITKEGSLAGPKVLEHMVDTVLTFEGDRHTTYRILRTTKNRFGSTDELGIYEMLGTGLRQVTNPSEILISQRDEALSGVTIGSMMEGNRPLMIETQALVSVATYGTPQRSSTGFDAKRLNMLLAVLEKRGGFRLGQQDVFLNIAGGLRVEDPAIDLAVCAAVVSSYEDIAIPPSVAFAAEIGLGGEVRAVSRIESRIAEAEKLGFKQIFISKYNMKGLDTKGYKISIKPVSRLDEVFQGVLM; encoded by the coding sequence ATGGCTAAGCTTAAAACCACCTATTTCTGTCAGAATTGTGGCCACCAGTCGGCCAAATGGCTGGGACGATGCCCATCGTGTGGGGAGTGGAATACATTCGTAGAAGAAGTTATTCAGAAAGATGAGCCCGATAAGGGCGGGTGGCGTAGTCCCTCGTCGGGTCCCGGTGGCGTAAAGGTTGCACCCAGGCCAAAGGCACTTCATGCCATCAATTACGAAGAACAGCCCCGAATTGATACCATCGATGCGGAACTGAATCGGGTGTTAGGGGGAGGAATCGTACCGGGATCACTCGTGCTTATTGGTGGAGAGCCGGGTATCGGAAAGTCTACACTATTGTTGCAGATCGCACTTAGCCTGGCCGACATGCGTGTTTTATACGTATCTGGCGAAGAGAGCGAACAACAGATAAAAATGCGGGCCGAACGACTGGATGTTCCAGTGAGCGACTGTCATGTGATGACCGAAACCTCTACGCAGAATATTTTTCGGGTAGTCGAACATTTTGAGCCGGAAATACTGATTATCGACTCCATTCAAACCATGCAGTCGTCGCTGGTAGAATCGGGAGCGGGCAGCGTTTCGCAGGTTCGGGAGTGCACCGCTGAGTTTATGAAATACGCCAAAGAAAGCGGGGTTCCGGTGTTTATGATTGGTCATATCACAAAAGAAGGTTCACTGGCAGGGCCTAAAGTGCTGGAACATATGGTCGATACGGTGTTGACGTTCGAAGGTGATCGCCACACGACGTATAGGATTCTCCGAACCACCAAAAACCGCTTTGGCAGTACCGACGAACTGGGTATTTACGAAATGCTGGGCACTGGACTTCGGCAGGTTACGAACCCATCCGAAATCCTGATTTCGCAACGCGATGAAGCGTTGAGTGGCGTTACGATTGGCTCAATGATGGAAGGCAATCGGCCACTTATGATCGAAACACAGGCGCTGGTCAGTGTAGCCACATATGGAACTCCGCAACGGAGCAGCACAGGTTTTGATGCGAAGCGGTTAAATATGTTACTGGCTGTTCTGGAAAAACGCGGAGGATTTCGATTGGGGCAACAAGATGTCTTTCTCAACATTGCCGGTGGCTTGCGCGTCGAAGATCCAGCCATTGATCTGGCCGTATGCGCGGCTGTTGTGTCGAGCTATGAAGACATTGCTATTCCTCCATCGGTTGCTTTTGCCGCCGAAATTGGACTTGGTGGTGAGGTTCGGGCAGTGAGCCGAATAGAATCCCGCATCGCCGAGGCCGAAAAGCTGGGTTTTAAGCAGATCTTTATTTCAAAATATAACATGAAAGGACTCGATACGAAAGGCTATAAGATCAGTATTAAGCCTGTGTCGCGTCTGGATGAAGTGTTTCAGGGTGTACTGATGTGA
- a CDS encoding sugar phosphate isomerase/epimerase family protein — protein sequence MNKLGMNMFVWTMSMDEDLSGTLLFLKTSGFDFVEIPINDTDTGKWKRIGQQLAELGLEVQACTLCGPEYSLISADESVRRAGVNYLKKIIDCASLAGATILMGPFYAGFKTFTGKPATIDEWNWSVEGIREAAEYAQAKGVLLAIEYLNRFETYLLTCADELVRYVEAVNHPNCQAAFDTFHANMEEKNIADALRKVAPYLVHVQISENDRSTPGQGHINFNEVFNVLREVDYNGPIAIEAFGPNPPELAAATHIFRPMFESPEQLAVDGLSFIKTKSEQVNERKSEAFAS from the coding sequence ATGAATAAGCTAGGAATGAATATGTTCGTCTGGACGATGTCGATGGACGAAGACCTTTCAGGCACGCTATTGTTCCTAAAAACGAGCGGCTTTGATTTCGTTGAAATACCGATCAATGATACCGATACGGGCAAATGGAAGCGCATCGGTCAGCAACTGGCCGAATTGGGACTGGAGGTTCAGGCATGTACGCTTTGCGGGCCTGAGTATAGTCTGATCAGTGCCGATGAATCGGTGCGTCGGGCGGGTGTTAACTACCTGAAGAAGATTATTGACTGTGCTTCTCTGGCTGGTGCAACGATTCTGATGGGCCCATTCTATGCTGGTTTCAAAACCTTTACGGGCAAACCCGCCACCATTGACGAGTGGAACTGGTCGGTGGAAGGTATACGCGAAGCGGCTGAGTATGCACAGGCTAAGGGTGTTTTACTGGCAATTGAGTATTTGAATCGGTTCGAAACCTACCTGCTTACCTGTGCTGACGAACTCGTTCGCTACGTAGAAGCGGTTAATCATCCGAATTGCCAGGCTGCTTTTGACACCTTTCATGCTAATATGGAAGAAAAGAACATTGCCGATGCCTTACGGAAAGTAGCGCCCTATCTGGTTCATGTACAGATTTCGGAAAATGATCGCTCAACACCCGGCCAGGGTCATATTAATTTTAATGAGGTTTTCAACGTGCTGCGGGAAGTTGACTACAACGGCCCGATTGCCATTGAAGCCTTCGGGCCCAATCCGCCAGAGCTGGCAGCGGCCACCCATATTTTCCGACCCATGTTTGAATCGCCCGAGCAATTGGCGGTCGATGGATTAAGCTTTATAAAAACAAAGAGTGAACAGGTAAATGAGCGAAAGAGCGAAGCATTCGCGTCTTAA
- a CDS encoding AraC family transcriptional regulator yields the protein MKQPLRKDLEPVATSFIVKELIEIHFDPNWHFHPHYQLFLVEEGTGTRFIGDSIKPFGPGDLVFLGPNLPHLWRSDQAYFNKQSGLTTRGIVVYFSEDFLGNDFFGKQEMMLLRQLLNHARQGLEWNGPTRARAEAALKNMTKQPIGFDRVISLLTLLNDLSHASDYRYLTSPGYTNTVKPTETDRMQLVHDYVLGHFPDDLSLETIADLAGMTPPAFCRYFKARANKTFSEFVSEVRIGHACKLLINGKLSVTQISFESGFRTLSNFNRQFKDITGQTPSGYVKTYRQL from the coding sequence ATGAAACAACCCCTCCGCAAAGACCTCGAGCCAGTTGCGACTTCATTCATAGTAAAGGAATTGATCGAAATTCATTTTGATCCGAACTGGCACTTCCACCCGCATTATCAGCTCTTTCTGGTAGAAGAAGGAACGGGCACCCGATTTATTGGTGATTCGATAAAACCATTCGGTCCCGGTGATCTGGTATTTCTTGGGCCAAATTTGCCGCATCTCTGGCGTAGTGATCAGGCTTACTTTAACAAACAGTCGGGTTTAACCACCCGCGGTATAGTTGTTTATTTTTCGGAAGATTTTCTGGGCAACGACTTTTTCGGAAAGCAGGAAATGATGTTGTTGCGTCAGTTGCTGAACCATGCCCGGCAGGGACTTGAATGGAATGGTCCGACCCGTGCCCGAGCCGAAGCTGCGTTAAAAAACATGACCAAACAGCCAATCGGTTTCGATCGGGTCATTAGCCTGCTGACCCTGCTAAACGACCTTTCTCACGCTTCAGATTATCGATACCTTACCAGTCCTGGCTACACAAACACGGTTAAACCGACCGAAACCGACCGTATGCAGCTGGTCCATGATTATGTGCTTGGCCATTTTCCAGATGACCTTAGTCTGGAAACGATTGCTGATCTGGCGGGCATGACTCCCCCGGCTTTCTGTCGCTATTTTAAGGCGCGTGCCAATAAAACATTTTCGGAATTTGTCTCCGAAGTTCGCATCGGTCATGCCTGCAAATTGCTCATCAATGGTAAATTGAGTGTAACCCAGATTAGTTTTGAAAGTGGTTTTCGAACGCTATCGAACTTTAACCGACAATTTAAGGACATAACCGGGCAGACGCCATCAGGTTATGTAAAGACATATCGGCAATTGTAA
- a CDS encoding Gfo/Idh/MocA family protein codes for MINIAIVGLGFGAEFIPIYQRHPHANMYAICQRNVEKLNEIGNAYGIDKRYSNYDDLLADPAVDAVHINSPIPNHAEQSLKALRAGKHVACTVPMATTVEECMEIVKVTKETGKKYMMMETVVYSREFLFVKELYENGELGKVQFLKASHQQDMDGWPDYWPGLPPMHYATHCVGPVAGLLKLEADYVSCFGSGTIREELAKIHNSPFAVESAHIKFKNSDLSAYVYRSLFDVARQYRESFEVYGDKKSFEWQLIEDEQPVIHTAKKPEPEIPEKVTVPDYAKLLPEEIQRFTTKGVYDADEQQHLSFTQGGGHGGSHPHMVHEFLSAIVEDRDPFPNAAQSANWTSVGILAHESALQGGQLIKLPDFGSI; via the coding sequence ATGATTAACATCGCCATTGTTGGCCTCGGATTTGGGGCCGAATTTATCCCGATTTACCAGCGGCATCCGCACGCAAACATGTACGCTATCTGCCAGCGTAACGTTGAGAAGCTTAATGAGATTGGCAATGCCTATGGTATTGACAAACGTTACAGCAATTACGATGACTTGTTGGCCGATCCGGCTGTTGATGCTGTTCATATCAACTCACCAATTCCAAACCATGCTGAGCAAAGCCTGAAAGCATTGCGGGCGGGTAAGCACGTTGCCTGTACCGTGCCGATGGCTACCACGGTTGAGGAGTGTATGGAGATTGTGAAGGTGACCAAAGAAACCGGCAAGAAATACATGATGATGGAAACAGTGGTCTACAGCCGCGAGTTTCTGTTCGTGAAAGAACTCTACGAAAATGGCGAACTAGGGAAAGTACAATTCCTGAAAGCCAGCCATCAGCAGGATATGGACGGATGGCCCGACTATTGGCCCGGTTTACCGCCCATGCATTATGCGACGCACTGTGTTGGCCCGGTAGCGGGATTGTTGAAACTTGAAGCGGATTATGTATCCTGCTTTGGGTCTGGTACCATTCGGGAAGAGCTGGCAAAAATCCATAACTCGCCATTTGCGGTCGAGTCGGCGCACATCAAATTCAAGAACAGTGATTTATCGGCTTATGTGTATCGGTCGTTATTTGACGTAGCGCGGCAATACCGCGAGAGTTTCGAGGTATATGGCGATAAAAAATCGTTCGAATGGCAGCTCATTGAAGACGAACAGCCCGTGATCCATACGGCCAAGAAGCCAGAGCCCGAGATTCCGGAAAAAGTGACTGTTCCCGATTATGCAAAGCTACTTCCTGAAGAGATTCAGCGCTTCACGACAAAGGGCGTTTACGACGCCGACGAACAGCAGCATTTATCCTTTACCCAGGGTGGTGGACATGGTGGGTCACACCCACATATGGTTCATGAGTTCTTATCCGCGATTGTCGAAGACCGTGATCCGTTCCCCAATGCGGCTCAGTCGGCCAACTGGACGAGCGTAGGTATTCTGGCGCACGAGTCAGCCCTACAGGGTGGGCAGCTTATAAAGTTACCGGATTTTGGAAGTATATAA
- a CDS encoding GNAT family N-acetyltransferase, producing the protein MYFLRIVGRHPYLTHIQPWYEQSFPMEERRSFDQLLHILHYPDMHFVALVDDEQPVGFIVFWQWENLIYVEHFAIDPDKRGQQIGQKALQLLLKLNASYVALEVELPTDDLSRRRIHFYERQGFSMNAFDYRQPPYRLGGTEIPMKLMSQPAIPDQETFSHLSQQLREKVYERFYYAL; encoded by the coding sequence ATGTACTTTTTGAGGATTGTTGGCCGGCATCCCTACCTTACTCATATTCAACCCTGGTATGAGCAATCTTTCCCGATGGAGGAAAGGCGTAGTTTTGATCAACTCCTTCATATTCTCCATTACCCCGATATGCACTTCGTTGCTCTGGTCGATGACGAACAGCCTGTTGGATTTATTGTCTTTTGGCAGTGGGAAAATCTGATCTATGTCGAACATTTTGCCATTGATCCTGACAAGCGTGGGCAGCAAATCGGCCAGAAAGCCTTACAGCTTCTCTTGAAACTGAATGCTTCCTATGTTGCCCTTGAAGTAGAATTACCCACTGATGACCTGAGCAGGCGGAGAATCCATTTTTACGAGCGACAGGGTTTTTCTATGAATGCCTTCGATTACAGACAACCGCCTTATCGATTGGGCGGAACTGAAATTCCGATGAAACTAATGTCGCAGCCTGCTATTCCTGATCAGGAAACATTCAGCCACCTGAGCCAACAACTCAGAGAGAAGGTTTACGAACGCTTCTACTATGCTTTATAA